CTGGTGCTCCAGTTCTACCTGTCCGCCGCGAACAAGAACACGCAGGTGTCGCCGTTCACCGTCGGCACGCGGATCGGGAACTTCTTCTGCTACTTCACGATCCAGAGCAACCTGATCGTGCTGGCGGCGGCGATCGCCCTCGTCCTGGTGCCTGACCGGCGCGGCACCTGGTGGCCGGTGGCGCTGCTGGACGCCCTGCTGTGCATCACCGTGACCTGCCTGGTCGACGTCATCGTGTTGCGGCCGCAGGTGCATCTGGGCGGGTGGAGCAACGTCGCCGACATCGGGCTGCACATCCTCACGCCGATCCTGATGGTGGCCGGCTGGCTGCTGTTCGGCCCGAGGCCGCGCCTGGCGTGGGCCACCCTGGGCTGGGCGACGGTGTATCCGCTGGCCTGGGTGGCGTTCAC
The window above is part of the Catenulispora sp. EB89 genome. Proteins encoded here:
- a CDS encoding Pr6Pr family membrane protein; translated protein: MTIERARAWHLLTLLVCAASLVLQFYLSAANKNTQVSPFTVGTRIGNFFCYFTIQSNLIVLAAAIALVLVPDRRGTWWPVALLDALLCITVTCLVDVIVLRPQVHLGGWSNVADIGLHILTPILMVAGWLLFGPRPRLAWATLGWATVYPLAWVAFTLIRGHVVNWYPYPFIDVSTHGYARVTLNVALVAVLFLVLGAAFVWLDRRLPRAPVQP